The Candidatus Cloacimonas sp. genome includes a region encoding these proteins:
- a CDS encoding cold shock domain-containing protein, with product MKGKVKWFNKNKGYGFIITEDNKEYFVHWKSIVTNSPRELKVLEQDELVTFDLMETDKGIQAINIIRVNP from the coding sequence ATGAAAGGAAAAGTTAAATGGTTTAACAAGAATAAAGGTTATGGCTTTATTATTACTGAAGACAACAAGGAATACTTTGTTCATTGGAAATCTATAGTTACCAATTCTCCCAGAGAATTGAAAGTTCTGGAGCAAGACGAATTGGTTACTTTTGATCTGATGGAAACGGACAAAGGCATTCAGGCAATCAATATTATCAGGGTCAATCCCTGA